One Halobaculum roseum DNA segment encodes these proteins:
- a CDS encoding beta-CASP ribonuclease aCPSF1, with amino-acid sequence MSQVEKQLADTKAQIESEIPDDISVTDVKYEGPELVIYTRHPKEFAQDGDLVRRLASKLRKRITVRPHPDVLSKPKEARAKIEDIIPDDAGVADLDFHEDTGEVVIEAEKPGMVIGRRGSTLREITQEVGWTPEVVRTPPIESSTVSNVRNFLKQEREERRDILERVGRTIHREEMADEQWVRITTLGCCREVGRASFILNTAETRILIDCGDKPGAEGEVPYLQVPEALGAGAQNLDAVVLTHAHLDHSALIPLLFKYGYDGPIYCTEPTRDLMGLLTLDYLDVASKEGRTPPYESAQVREAIKHTIPLEYGDVTDIAPDVKLTFHNAGHILGSAVSHFHIGDGLYNVCFSGDIHYDDTRLFNGAVNDFPRVETLVMESTYGGRNDYQTDQEDSERKLIEVINETYENDGKVLIPAFAVGRSQEIMMVLEEAMRTDKIPEMPVHLDGMIWEATAIHTTYPEYLRDELRDRIFHEDENPFLADQFNHIDGGEDERQEVADGGPCIVLSTSGMMTGGPIMSWLRHLGTEENSTLTFVGYQAQGTLGRRIQNGWDEIPVQDPRDRSRKSTISLRMGVEVVDGFSGHADRQGLENFVKTMNPRPEKVLCVHGDERSVQDFSSALYHDYNMRTFAPKNLETFRFK; translated from the coding sequence ATGAGTCAAGTCGAGAAGCAGTTAGCCGACACGAAAGCACAGATCGAATCGGAGATCCCCGACGACATCTCCGTCACCGACGTGAAATACGAGGGCCCGGAGCTGGTCATCTACACCCGCCACCCGAAGGAGTTCGCCCAGGACGGCGATCTCGTTCGGCGGCTCGCCTCCAAGCTCCGAAAGCGGATCACCGTTCGCCCGCACCCCGACGTCCTCTCGAAGCCGAAGGAGGCGAGGGCAAAGATCGAGGACATCATCCCCGACGACGCCGGCGTCGCCGACCTCGACTTCCACGAGGACACGGGCGAGGTCGTCATCGAGGCCGAGAAGCCCGGCATGGTCATCGGCCGCCGCGGCTCCACCCTCCGGGAGATCACCCAGGAGGTCGGGTGGACGCCCGAGGTCGTCCGCACGCCGCCGATCGAGTCCTCCACGGTCTCGAACGTCCGGAACTTCCTGAAGCAGGAGCGCGAGGAACGCCGCGACATCCTCGAACGCGTCGGCCGCACCATCCACCGCGAGGAGATGGCCGACGAGCAGTGGGTCCGCATCACCACGCTCGGCTGCTGTCGCGAGGTCGGCCGCGCCTCGTTCATCCTCAACACCGCCGAGACGCGCATCCTCATCGATTGTGGCGACAAGCCCGGCGCCGAGGGCGAGGTGCCGTACCTCCAGGTTCCGGAGGCGTTGGGTGCGGGCGCACAGAACCTCGACGCGGTCGTGCTCACCCACGCCCACCTCGACCACTCGGCGCTCATCCCGCTCCTGTTCAAGTACGGCTACGACGGTCCGATCTACTGCACCGAGCCGACGCGGGACCTGATGGGGTTGCTCACGCTCGATTACCTCGACGTGGCGAGCAAGGAGGGGCGCACCCCGCCGTACGAGTCGGCGCAGGTTCGCGAGGCGATCAAACACACCATCCCGCTGGAGTACGGCGACGTGACCGACATCGCGCCGGACGTGAAGCTCACGTTCCACAACGCGGGCCACATCCTCGGGAGCGCGGTCTCGCACTTCCACATCGGCGACGGGCTCTACAACGTCTGCTTCTCCGGCGACATCCACTACGACGACACCCGCCTGTTCAACGGCGCGGTTAACGACTTCCCGCGCGTGGAGACGCTCGTGATGGAGTCCACCTACGGCGGTCGCAACGACTACCAGACCGACCAGGAGGACTCCGAGCGCAAGCTGATCGAGGTGATCAACGAGACGTACGAGAACGACGGGAAGGTGTTGATCCCGGCGTTCGCGGTCGGGCGCTCCCAGGAGATCATGATGGTACTGGAGGAGGCGATGCGCACCGACAAGATCCCGGAGATGCCCGTCCACCTCGACGGGATGATCTGGGAGGCGACGGCGATCCACACCACCTACCCCGAGTACCTCCGCGACGAGCTGCGTGACCGGATCTTCCACGAGGACGAGAACCCGTTCCTCGCCGACCAGTTCAACCACATCGACGGCGGGGAGGACGAGCGCCAGGAGGTCGCCGACGGCGGTCCCTGCATCGTCCTCTCGACCTCCGGGATGATGACCGGCGGCCCCATCATGTCCTGGTTGCGCCACCTCGGCACCGAGGAGAATTCGACGCTCACGTTCGTCGGCTATCAGGCCCAGGGGACGCTCGGCCGCCGCATCCAGAACGGCTGGGACGAGATCCCGGTGCAGGACCCCCGCGACCGCAGCCGCAAGTCGACCATCTCCCTGCGGATGGGAGTCGAGGTCGTCGATGGCTTCTCCGGGCACGCGGACCGCCAAGGGCTCGAAAACTTCGTGAAAACGATGAACCCGCGCCCAGAGAAGGTGCTGTGTGTCCACGGCGACGAGCGCTCCGTGCAGGACTTCTCGTCGGCGCTGTATCACGACTACAACATGCGGACGTTCGCCCCGAAGAACCTGGAGACGTTCCGTTTCAAATGA
- a CDS encoding methylglyoxal synthase has translation MRLALIAHDEQKDTLVEFAREYVDTLAAHDLLATGTTGKRLNEETDLRVERKSSGPLGGDMQIGAEVANGDCHGIVFLRDPLTAQPHEPDISALLRICDVHDVPLATNPASAAYLVEGIERDPPEYHEG, from the coding sequence ATGCGCCTCGCGCTCATCGCCCACGACGAACAGAAGGACACCCTCGTCGAGTTCGCCCGCGAGTACGTCGACACCCTCGCCGCCCACGACCTGCTCGCGACGGGGACGACCGGCAAACGGCTCAACGAGGAAACCGACCTCAGAGTCGAACGCAAGTCGTCGGGTCCCCTCGGCGGCGACATGCAGATCGGCGCCGAGGTCGCCAACGGCGACTGCCACGGGATCGTCTTCCTCCGCGACCCGCTGACGGCACAGCCGCACGAGCCCGACATCTCCGCGCTCCTCCGGATCTGTGACGTGCACGACGTGCCGCTCGCGACCAACCCCGCGAGCGCGGCGTACCTCGTCGAGGGGATCGAACGCGATCCCCCGGAGTATCACGAGGGATAG
- a CDS encoding DUF7332 family protein encodes MRRSAPARAVLALIVTIAAVGGPAVAPAAATPEDCFGDGRDLDVGTEGPTIDLSIYTSLFTNLGGKGALGMSAVGHTGEYEVISLRTGVVFAGVNDPEAFLADPFSRFALAFDYTLSLPMLSAAPGDTTYEQSEAPVEGVPEAECSVE; translated from the coding sequence GTGAGACGCTCGGCTCCCGCACGCGCCGTGCTCGCCCTCATCGTGACGATTGCGGCGGTCGGGGGTCCCGCCGTCGCGCCCGCGGCTGCCACGCCCGAGGACTGCTTCGGCGACGGCCGGGATCTGGACGTCGGGACCGAGGGGCCGACGATCGATCTGTCGATCTACACGTCGCTGTTCACGAACCTCGGCGGGAAGGGCGCGCTCGGAATGTCGGCCGTCGGCCACACCGGCGAATATGAGGTGATCAGCCTCCGCACGGGCGTCGTCTTCGCCGGCGTCAACGACCCCGAGGCGTTCCTCGCGGACCCGTTCTCCCGGTTCGCGCTCGCGTTCGACTACACGCTCTCGCTGCCGATGCTGTCGGCTGCCCCCGGCGACACCACCTACGAGCAGTCGGAGGCGCCGGTCGAGGGCGTCCCCGAGGCCGAGTGCTCGGTGGAGTAG